A window of the Roseovarius sp. S88 genome harbors these coding sequences:
- a CDS encoding TRAP transporter small permease subunit — MQSAEEIAAITDPGEVGREHHNTGDRLTVAISNLFAWLFPILMAVICAQVVLRTLGRSEIGPGNQAWMDDLQWWLYGAAVLVGIGYAVTTNSHVRVDIRYDNFSKEKKLRTDIFALGWLFLPFIILCWDVTLHYAIASVVANEGSDSPNGLHNLWFLKIVMNASFVLIGFATWSAYVRYLGQYTRPVLWKKLLFAFPATMFLVNLAIFYALWWFVYLTGGEEMNARQVGRHPLFDEFELGSYDIKYTIVITLVATILLIGIARLMDRGPRDDSAV; from the coding sequence ATGCAATCCGCAGAAGAAATTGCTGCCATTACCGATCCGGGTGAGGTCGGTCGAGAACATCACAACACAGGCGACAGGCTGACGGTTGCGATTTCGAATTTGTTTGCATGGCTGTTTCCCATCCTGATGGCTGTGATCTGCGCCCAAGTGGTATTACGGACACTGGGCCGGTCGGAAATCGGTCCGGGCAACCAGGCGTGGATGGACGATTTGCAATGGTGGCTTTACGGCGCTGCGGTGCTTGTCGGCATCGGTTATGCGGTCACAACCAACAGCCATGTGCGGGTCGATATCCGCTATGACAATTTCTCAAAGGAAAAGAAGCTGCGTACGGATATCTTTGCGCTGGGCTGGCTTTTCCTACCGTTTATCATCCTGTGCTGGGACGTGACGTTGCACTATGCGATTGCGTCTGTGGTAGCCAACGAGGGCTCGGACAGCCCCAATGGCCTTCACAATCTATGGTTTCTCAAGATTGTGATGAATGCCAGTTTTGTGCTCATCGGTTTTGCCACATGGTCAGCCTATGTGCGCTATCTGGGGCAATACACACGCCCGGTGCTTTGGAAGAAACTTCTGTTCGCATTTCCGGCAACCATGTTTCTCGTCAACCTCGCGATCTTTTATGCGTTGTGGTGGTTCGTCTACTTGACTGGCGGAGAAGAGATGAATGCCCGTCAGGTTGGGCGTCATCCGCTCTTTGATGAGTTCGAGCTGGGCAGTTACGACATCAAATACACAATCGTTATCACGCTTGTCGCCACCATCCTTTTGATCGGCATCGCCCGGTTGATGGATCGCGGCCCACGCGACGACTCTGCGGTCTGA
- a CDS encoding TRAP transporter substrate-binding protein, with protein sequence MKIRNFAATVAASIAMTAAASAQETFEMTSAFGKNLPILGTAAVGFTEKVNSISTEVEFEHFDPGELVPALEALDAVSNGSVDAAYTTAGYWQGKIPAASLFAAVPFGPEAGEFLAWMMYDDGHELFQRMYDDNGYNVHVIPCGIIAPETSGWFKNEINSLADLEGLNMRFFGLGAEVMQKLGVSTSLLAGGDIFPALERGAIDATEFSMPLIDARLGFYNIAKYNYFPGWHQPATMFELLINKDRWEDLDEIAQNQISVACMANITDNYAEGEGTNFAAMQDNVENNGVTIKQWSPEMLAAFEGAWNEVAGELAAEDAYFKEVWDDLQEFRAGYKVWNNNIYLKRPRD encoded by the coding sequence ATGAAAATCCGCAATTTCGCCGCCACCGTGGCCGCGAGTATCGCAATGACTGCCGCGGCCAGCGCGCAGGAAACCTTCGAAATGACATCTGCTTTCGGGAAAAACCTGCCGATTCTTGGAACCGCGGCTGTTGGATTCACCGAAAAGGTGAACTCGATCTCAACCGAAGTGGAATTCGAGCACTTTGATCCAGGTGAGCTTGTTCCTGCGCTTGAAGCGCTTGACGCGGTTTCGAACGGGTCGGTTGATGCCGCCTACACCACCGCTGGCTACTGGCAGGGCAAAATCCCTGCTGCATCGCTGTTCGCCGCTGTGCCATTTGGACCCGAAGCGGGCGAATTCCTGGCATGGATGATGTATGACGATGGTCATGAACTGTTCCAGCGCATGTACGATGACAATGGCTACAACGTGCATGTCATCCCATGTGGCATCATCGCGCCGGAAACATCGGGCTGGTTCAAAAACGAGATCAACTCGCTGGCCGATCTTGAAGGCCTGAACATGCGCTTCTTCGGTCTTGGTGCCGAAGTGATGCAGAAACTGGGCGTGTCCACATCGCTTCTGGCGGGCGGGGACATCTTCCCGGCTCTGGAACGTGGTGCGATTGACGCGACCGAGTTCTCGATGCCTCTCATTGACGCGCGTCTGGGCTTCTACAATATCGCGAAGTACAACTACTTCCCCGGCTGGCACCAGCCCGCCACGATGTTTGAGCTTCTGATCAACAAGGATCGTTGGGAAGATCTCGATGAGATCGCTCAGAACCAGATCAGCGTCGCTTGCATGGCCAACATCACCGACAACTACGCCGAGGGTGAAGGCACCAACTTTGCCGCGATGCAGGACAATGTTGAAAACAATGGCGTGACCATCAAGCAGTGGTCGCCTGAAATGCTTGCTGCCTTCGAAGGTGCGTGGAACGAAGTGGCTGGCGAACTGGCCGCAGAAGACGCCTACTTCAAGGAAGTCTGGGACGACCTGCAGGAATTCCGCGCTGGGTATAAAGTGTGGAACAACAACATCTACCTGAAGCGTCCGCGCGACTAA
- a CDS encoding GntR family transcriptional regulator: MTRAEPQSNYQKALMGLRELIFSGELTAGSDHLETELAERMGMSRTPVREALLTLESQGLVKVRPRRGVRIVPVSAEDMREIYEVLTELESLAAENAARAGYHETELVALADAIDAMDAALAQQDLVAWAAADERFHAELVRLGGNTRIETIVDRMQDQVRRARASTLYIRPKPLQSNEDHRAVYRAIREGNATSARARHRAHRQEAKATLIALLDKHQLKGL; the protein is encoded by the coding sequence ATGACACGAGCTGAACCACAATCGAACTATCAAAAAGCGCTCATGGGATTACGTGAATTGATTTTCTCCGGCGAATTGACTGCGGGTTCGGACCATCTTGAAACAGAACTGGCCGAGCGAATGGGCATGTCACGGACACCTGTCCGCGAGGCGCTTCTGACGCTGGAAAGTCAGGGCTTGGTAAAAGTCAGGCCTCGGCGCGGTGTTCGCATTGTTCCGGTGTCGGCCGAAGATATGCGCGAAATATATGAGGTGCTGACCGAGCTCGAAAGCCTGGCGGCCGAAAACGCGGCGCGCGCCGGATATCATGAAACCGAACTGGTCGCGCTGGCCGATGCAATTGATGCGATGGACGCGGCCCTGGCACAGCAGGATCTGGTGGCGTGGGCCGCTGCAGATGAGAGGTTTCACGCAGAGCTTGTCCGTCTTGGTGGCAATACCCGGATTGAGACGATCGTGGACCGGATGCAGGATCAGGTGCGCCGCGCGCGGGCTTCGACACTTTATATACGCCCCAAACCGCTTCAATCGAACGAAGACCATCGTGCGGTGTATCGCGCGATCCGGGAAGGCAACGCCACCAGCGCCAGGGCGCGTCACCGGGCGCACAGGCAAGAGGCGAAAGCGACGCTCATTGCATTATTGGACAAACATCAACTGAAGGGGTTGTGA
- a CDS encoding Gfo/Idh/MocA family protein: protein MSGAGRIRVACLGAGYFAQFHYDSWARMPEVELVGSCDMDLVKAAATGLPAYDDVGQMLDEADPDVLDIILPPDAHAAAIEQAIVHGVKTIICQKPFCRALAEARHITHRAESAGVTLVVHENFRFQPWYRAIKSALADGAVGQFHQATFRFRPGDGQGPRAYLDRQPYFQKMPRFLVHETAVHWIDTFRYLFGEPVSVYADLRKLNPVIDGEDAGYILFEYANGARTLFDGNRHLDHAADNLRRTMGEALIEGSEGVINLTGDGAVSLRAKGAIEADPILGADAWNGFGGDCVHAFQSHVIAGLKSGSAFENTAPDYLNVLEIEEAVYASAKLGQKIDLRAK, encoded by the coding sequence ATGAGCGGCGCGGGTCGCATACGCGTGGCCTGCCTCGGGGCGGGATATTTTGCACAGTTTCACTATGACAGTTGGGCGCGGATGCCAGAGGTTGAACTTGTGGGGTCCTGCGACATGGATCTGGTCAAGGCGGCGGCCACGGGGCTTCCGGCCTATGACGATGTTGGGCAGATGTTGGATGAAGCTGATCCGGATGTGCTGGACATTATCCTGCCGCCCGATGCCCATGCGGCTGCCATCGAGCAGGCAATTGTGCATGGTGTGAAGACCATCATCTGCCAAAAGCCGTTTTGCCGGGCACTGGCAGAGGCGCGGCATATTACGCATAGGGCTGAGTCCGCCGGTGTGACGCTTGTTGTGCATGAGAATTTTCGGTTCCAACCCTGGTATCGCGCGATCAAATCTGCACTGGCCGACGGCGCCGTAGGCCAGTTCCACCAGGCCACGTTCCGGTTTCGACCCGGCGACGGGCAGGGGCCTCGGGCCTATCTCGACCGCCAGCCCTATTTTCAGAAGATGCCAAGGTTCCTGGTGCACGAGACGGCGGTGCATTGGATAGACACGTTCCGCTATCTCTTTGGGGAGCCGGTGTCGGTCTATGCGGATTTGCGCAAGCTCAATCCCGTTATCGACGGGGAGGATGCAGGGTACATCCTGTTTGAATACGCGAATGGCGCACGCACGTTGTTCGATGGCAACCGGCATCTCGATCATGCGGCTGATAATCTGCGCCGCACGATGGGTGAAGCGCTCATCGAAGGCAGTGAGGGTGTGATCAACCTGACAGGGGATGGGGCCGTGAGCCTGCGGGCGAAAGGCGCAATCGAGGCCGATCCGATACTGGGTGCAGATGCATGGAACGGGTTTGGTGGGGATTGCGTGCATGCCTTTCAGTCGCATGTAATTGCGGGTCTGAAATCTGGCAGCGCGTTCGAAAACACCGCGCCTGACTATCTAAATGTGCTTGAAATTGAAGAGGCGGTCTATGCGTCGGCGAAACTGGGGCAGAAGATCGATTTGAGAGCCAAATGA
- a CDS encoding isocitrate/isopropylmalate dehydrogenase family protein, whose amino-acid sequence MQNFEIAVFEGDGIGPEIMRPTLDILSKLSSAASGYNLTFSIVPAGAAHYAKSGESFPEHSMDVARRASAILLSAMGLPDIRYPDGTEISPQIDIRKRLDLFAGVRPVRVHAATLSPLTIPNGKEIDFVLIRESTEGLFYSQGCGEVEENEARETLRITRDVSQKLFQFAFALAAQRKSQGRGRGHVTCVDKANVFRAFAFFREMFDAEAARHPELTSDHAYVDAMALWMVQRPWDFDVLVTENMFGDILSDLGAGIMGGLGVAPSADIGLEHAVFQPCHGSAPDIAGQGLANPFAMILSAAMMLDWLGVTHDHSGLLADGARLQAAVDHVLARGDVLTRDLGGAAGTEDAAQAVMAALDAG is encoded by the coding sequence ATGCAAAACTTTGAGATCGCTGTGTTTGAGGGGGATGGGATCGGGCCGGAAATCATGCGCCCGACGCTTGATATCCTGAGCAAACTGTCATCAGCGGCCTCGGGGTACAACCTGACGTTTTCCATTGTACCTGCCGGGGCGGCGCATTACGCCAAGAGTGGCGAATCTTTTCCTGAGCACTCCATGGATGTGGCGCGCCGGGCGTCGGCAATTTTACTCTCGGCTATGGGGTTGCCGGATATCCGCTATCCCGACGGCACCGAAATTTCCCCACAAATTGATATTCGCAAGCGGCTTGATCTCTTTGCCGGCGTGCGCCCTGTGCGTGTGCATGCCGCGACGCTTTCACCACTCACCATACCAAACGGCAAAGAGATCGATTTTGTCCTTATCCGCGAAAGCACCGAAGGGCTGTTTTACTCTCAGGGCTGCGGCGAGGTGGAGGAAAATGAGGCGCGTGAAACATTGCGTATCACACGGGATGTGTCCCAGAAACTCTTTCAGTTTGCCTTTGCCTTGGCGGCGCAGCGTAAATCGCAGGGGCGGGGAAGAGGCCATGTGACCTGTGTAGACAAGGCCAACGTGTTTCGCGCCTTCGCGTTTTTCCGAGAGATGTTTGATGCCGAGGCGGCACGGCATCCTGAGCTGACAAGCGACCATGCCTATGTGGATGCCATGGCGCTTTGGATGGTGCAGCGGCCCTGGGATTTTGACGTGCTGGTCACTGAAAACATGTTTGGTGATATTCTATCCGACCTGGGTGCCGGAATTATGGGCGGCCTTGGCGTGGCTCCGTCTGCGGATATCGGGCTGGAGCATGCTGTGTTTCAACCCTGCCATGGGTCCGCGCCGGACATTGCGGGGCAGGGGCTTGCCAATCCGTTTGCGATGATCCTGTCGGCGGCGATGATGCTGGACTGGTTGGGTGTGACGCATGATCACTCAGGGCTTTTGGCCGATGGGGCACGGCTGCAGGCGGCGGTGGATCATGTGCTGGCGCGAGGAGATGTGTTGACCCGTGATCTTGGTGGGGCTGCAGGCACGGAGGACGCGGCACAGGCTGTGATGGCTGCATTGGACGCAGGATGA
- a CDS encoding putative quinol monooxygenase — MFAVAVTFQVKLDCLTAFLPLMLENARTSLREEPGCQHFDICHTPGEATVFLYEIYDNKAAFDAHRAMDHFKDFDAATAQMIDTKKLRVYEEVIR, encoded by the coding sequence ATGTTTGCCGTCGCCGTCACGTTCCAGGTCAAGCTCGACTGCCTGACCGCGTTTCTGCCACTGATGCTGGAAAATGCGCGCACATCTCTGAGGGAGGAGCCTGGCTGTCAGCATTTCGACATCTGCCATACGCCCGGTGAAGCGACGGTCTTTCTATACGAGATCTACGATAACAAGGCGGCTTTCGATGCGCATCGCGCCATGGATCACTTCAAAGATTTTGATGCGGCAACCGCGCAGATGATAGATACCAAGAAACTGCGCGTATACGAAGAGGTCATCAGATGA
- a CDS encoding N-acyl homoserine lactonase family protein, which translates to MKEWEIFAVKYADRNARTRADSFIFDDNHDAPHAMDYFIWVLRHGSRVIVVDTGYDDAEGTARGRPIRMSPTEALAPLNIDPKAVTDIIVTHLHYDHAGGLHLFPNAQIHLQAAEMQYATGPCMCHDTLRMPFTAGHVCEAIHRLYNGKLSFYRGDHVLEDGLSLHLIGGHSRGLQAVRVHTSAGWMVLASDASHFYENVLKSKPFPIVVDVEDMLSGYDTLKRLANRPELIIPGHDPLVRDLFEHGPADHITRLDRGPIKDIPL; encoded by the coding sequence ATGAAGGAATGGGAGATCTTTGCGGTCAAATACGCCGACCGCAATGCACGCACACGCGCCGACAGCTTTATCTTTGATGACAACCACGACGCGCCACATGCGATGGATTATTTCATCTGGGTTCTGCGGCACGGTTCCCGCGTGATCGTTGTCGACACCGGCTACGATGACGCCGAAGGCACCGCGCGCGGCCGCCCCATAAGGATGTCCCCGACAGAGGCTTTGGCCCCTCTGAACATCGACCCCAAAGCCGTCACCGATATCATCGTGACCCATTTGCACTATGACCATGCGGGCGGTCTGCATCTGTTCCCAAACGCACAGATTCACCTGCAAGCGGCGGAAATGCAATATGCCACCGGCCCTTGCATGTGCCACGACACCCTGCGCATGCCCTTCACCGCTGGCCATGTGTGCGAAGCGATACACCGGCTTTATAATGGCAAGCTCAGCTTCTATCGCGGCGATCACGTCCTGGAAGACGGCCTAAGCCTGCACCTGATCGGCGGCCACTCTCGCGGGCTTCAGGCGGTGCGTGTGCACACCTCCGCAGGCTGGATGGTGCTGGCATCGGACGCCTCTCATTTCTATGAAAACGTGTTGAAATCCAAACCTTTCCCCATCGTTGTGGATGTGGAGGACATGCTAAGCGGTTACGACACACTCAAACGCCTCGCAAATCGGCCGGAACTTATCATTCCGGGCCACGACCCGCTGGTGCGAGACCTGTTTGAGCACGGCCCGGCGGATCACATCACCCGCCTCGACCGAGGCCCGATCAAGGATATTCCCCTGTGA
- the otnK gene encoding 3-oxo-tetronate kinase yields the protein MKIGVIADDFTGASDIALTLAEGGMRTAQFIGVPDAPAPSVIKAGVVALKTRTCPVDEAVETSRAACDWLIDQGATQIIFKVCSTFDSTDSGNIGPVLDALAERLNAPRTITCPAFPENGRSVYQGHLFVNDTLLNESGMQDHPLTPMRDADLRRVLARQSQQEIGHVPALTVLQGADAIKTALPATGHIIVDAISDENLMEIGKAVQDEVLLCGGSGIALGLPVNFGVSPGSPDWQAITGPGAVLSGSCSIATRAQVTRFKAKAPHREITAEDVLDHGLSATDLADWALAQPSAPLIYSSADPEIVRAAQDKYGQDTVAQAIEALFSDLAKTLVANGISRLVVAGGETSGAVVSGLNATMLQIGPRLAAGVPALRLEQDRPIAFALKSGNFGDEDFFASALARMEGTP from the coding sequence GTGAAGATCGGCGTCATCGCAGACGACTTCACCGGTGCCTCCGACATTGCGCTTACCCTCGCCGAAGGCGGGATGCGCACAGCGCAGTTCATCGGAGTGCCCGATGCGCCTGCCCCATCAGTCATTAAGGCTGGCGTGGTGGCCCTGAAAACCCGAACCTGCCCGGTTGATGAGGCAGTGGAAACATCTCGCGCCGCCTGTGACTGGCTCATAGACCAAGGCGCCACCCAGATCATCTTCAAGGTCTGCTCCACCTTCGACAGCACCGATAGCGGCAATATCGGCCCCGTACTGGACGCGCTTGCCGAGCGGCTGAACGCCCCTCGCACGATCACCTGCCCCGCTTTTCCGGAAAACGGGCGCAGTGTGTATCAGGGACATCTCTTTGTGAACGATACGCTCTTGAATGAAAGCGGCATGCAAGACCATCCGCTCACGCCCATGCGCGACGCCGACCTGCGCCGTGTCCTTGCGCGCCAAAGCCAGCAAGAGATCGGCCATGTCCCAGCCTTGACTGTCCTGCAAGGCGCAGACGCAATCAAAACAGCACTCCCCGCCACGGGCCATATCATCGTTGATGCTATCAGCGACGAGAATCTTATGGAAATCGGCAAAGCCGTGCAGGACGAGGTCCTCCTTTGCGGCGGTTCCGGCATTGCCCTGGGCCTGCCTGTCAATTTCGGAGTCAGCCCCGGCTCGCCAGACTGGCAAGCGATCACAGGCCCTGGCGCAGTTCTTTCGGGGTCATGCAGCATCGCCACTCGCGCGCAAGTCACCCGTTTCAAAGCCAAGGCACCTCACAGAGAAATCACAGCGGAAGACGTGCTTGATCATGGCCTCTCAGCAACCGACCTTGCCGATTGGGCGCTGGCCCAACCCAGCGCGCCGCTGATCTATTCCTCTGCCGACCCAGAGATCGTTCGTGCCGCTCAAGACAAATACGGCCAGGACACCGTGGCCCAAGCCATCGAGGCGCTGTTCTCCGACCTCGCCAAAACCCTTGTCGCAAACGGTATCTCGCGCCTTGTCGTGGCAGGCGGTGAAACCTCGGGCGCGGTGGTCTCCGGCCTCAACGCCACTATGCTCCAAATCGGCCCCCGCCTTGCCGCAGGCGTTCCTGCCCTGCGCCTTGAACAGGATCGCCCTATTGCATTTGCCCTCAAGTCCGGCAATTTTGGCGATGAGGACTTCTTTGCCAGCGCGCTGGCCCGGATGGAAGGCACCCCATGA
- the otnC gene encoding 3-oxo-tetronate 4-phosphate decarboxylase, with product MSEAAKLREDICAIAKSMFDRGLTCGASGNISARLSDGTVLVTPTGSSMGFLDPDRISHLDETMTHLSGDPPTKEIPLHSAFYETRTGTGAVVHLHSTHSVALSMLPDTDPEDVLPRLTPYSLMLLGRVKLLPFFLPGDAAMGDAVRGLAGKRAAVLLANHGPVVAGKDLWAAVYAMEELEETAKLALLTRGANPRLLQDAEVKALAAKFDLDV from the coding sequence ATGAGCGAAGCGGCCAAACTGCGCGAAGACATATGTGCCATTGCCAAGTCGATGTTCGATCGCGGCCTGACCTGCGGTGCCTCCGGCAACATCTCGGCGCGGCTTTCTGATGGTACGGTTCTTGTGACGCCAACCGGCAGTTCCATGGGGTTTCTCGACCCGGACCGGATCAGCCATTTGGACGAGACCATGACGCATCTCTCCGGCGATCCGCCGACAAAAGAGATCCCGCTGCACAGTGCGTTCTACGAAACCCGCACCGGCACCGGTGCTGTGGTGCATCTGCATTCCACGCATTCCGTCGCGCTCTCGATGTTACCCGACACCGACCCCGAAGACGTGCTGCCGCGCCTCACACCCTATTCGCTGATGCTCCTGGGCCGGGTGAAACTCCTGCCCTTTTTTCTGCCCGGCGATGCCGCCATGGGTGACGCCGTACGTGGTCTCGCAGGCAAACGCGCCGCCGTGCTTTTGGCCAATCACGGCCCGGTGGTGGCAGGCAAAGACCTCTGGGCAGCGGTCTATGCGATGGAAGAACTGGAAGAGACCGCGAAGCTGGCGCTATTGACGCGCGGGGCAAACCCAAGGCTTTTGCAGGATGCTGAGGTCAAGGCACTGGCGGCGAAGTTTGATTTGGATGTGTGA
- a CDS encoding thiamine pyrophosphate-binding protein produces the protein MRNGGQLLVESLVALGASKSFGVPGESYLAVLDALYDTQGQLDFVLCRNEGGAAFMAAAYGKLTGSPGICLVTRGPGATNASIGVHTARQDSAPMLLFVGQVGTDQKDREAFQEVDYRAVFGTMAKWAVEIDRVERIPEILSRAWSVALSGRPGPVVIALPEDMLTSLTEVAPLSGPFEIAEPAPTSDGLAQARVMLEAAERPLVITGGCNWTAEGRTNLQAFAEASDIPVVAAFRYQDQFDNHSDCYAGEAGVGMPPHVKDQIACADVVLAVNIRFGEMTTDAYTLFDVPEPRQTLIHVHPDASEIGKIYAPRLGLVAGPNAFADAVQPVRGAWAAWRAEARAAYESSLELPDLPSPVDMGQVSAYLRRVLPQDAIVTNGAGNFAVWPNKFLQFGAKAKLLAPQSGAMGYGLPAAIAAKVVHPERCVVCFAGDGDFQMNCQELASAAQAGAQPIVLIVNNGIYGTIRAHQERHFPERVSGTDMVNPDFPALAKAYGFHAERVERTEDFAAAFGRALASETGAVLDLNVSAEALMPRQSLSEMRAAGLKARAET, from the coding sequence ATGCGCAACGGAGGTCAGCTTCTGGTCGAAAGCCTGGTGGCTTTGGGCGCGAGCAAGAGTTTTGGTGTGCCGGGCGAGAGCTATCTGGCAGTTCTGGATGCGCTTTATGACACGCAAGGTCAGCTTGATTTCGTGCTGTGCCGCAATGAGGGCGGCGCGGCGTTTATGGCGGCGGCTTATGGCAAGCTCACGGGCAGCCCGGGTATTTGTCTGGTGACGCGCGGGCCGGGGGCGACGAATGCCTCAATCGGCGTGCATACCGCCCGACAGGACAGCGCGCCGATGTTGCTCTTTGTGGGGCAGGTGGGCACCGATCAGAAGGACCGCGAGGCCTTCCAAGAGGTAGACTACCGCGCGGTTTTTGGCACGATGGCCAAATGGGCGGTTGAGATTGACCGGGTAGAGCGCATTCCAGAAATCCTCTCAAGGGCGTGGTCGGTGGCGCTGTCCGGGCGGCCCGGGCCGGTGGTGATCGCACTGCCAGAGGACATGCTGACCTCGCTCACTGAGGTGGCTCCGCTGAGCGGGCCGTTTGAGATAGCCGAGCCTGCGCCGACATCAGACGGATTGGCTCAGGCACGCGTGATGCTGGAGGCCGCAGAGCGCCCTTTGGTTATCACAGGCGGGTGCAACTGGACGGCAGAAGGCCGCACAAATCTGCAAGCCTTCGCTGAGGCCTCTGACATCCCCGTGGTGGCGGCCTTTCGCTATCAGGATCAGTTTGACAATCATTCCGACTGCTATGCCGGAGAGGCTGGCGTGGGCATGCCGCCGCATGTGAAGGATCAGATTGCCTGCGCCGATGTGGTGCTGGCGGTCAATATCCGCTTTGGTGAGATGACGACGGACGCCTACACGCTCTTTGATGTGCCGGAGCCGCGTCAGACGTTGATCCATGTGCATCCTGATGCGTCGGAGATCGGCAAGATTTATGCGCCGCGTTTGGGGTTGGTCGCAGGACCGAACGCCTTTGCCGACGCAGTGCAGCCCGTGCGCGGTGCTTGGGCGGCATGGCGCGCAGAGGCGCGTGCGGCCTATGAGAGCAGTCTGGAATTGCCCGATCTGCCCTCGCCAGTGGATATGGGGCAGGTGTCCGCATATTTGCGCCGCGTTTTGCCTCAGGATGCGATTGTGACCAATGGGGCGGGAAACTTTGCCGTTTGGCCCAATAAATTCCTGCAATTTGGGGCCAAGGCCAAACTGCTTGCACCACAATCAGGGGCCATGGGATATGGCCTGCCAGCCGCGATTGCGGCCAAGGTGGTGCACCCGGAGCGGTGCGTGGTCTGTTTCGCCGGCGACGGCGATTTCCAGATGAATTGCCAGGAGTTGGCTTCTGCGGCACAGGCGGGGGCACAGCCCATTGTGCTCATTGTCAATAACGGCATCTACGGCACGATCCGCGCCCATCAGGAGCGGCATTTCCCCGAGCGGGTGTCGGGCACGGATATGGTGAACCCGGATTTCCCGGCTTTGGCAAAGGCATATGGGTTTCACGCGGAGCGGGTAGAGCGGACCGAAGACTTTGCGGCGGCCTTTGGGCGGGCTTTGGCGTCGGAGACGGGGGCTGTTCTGGACTTGAACGTGTCCGCTGAGGCTTTGATGCCAAGACAGTCCCTGAGCGAGATGCGTGCGGCGGGGTTGAAGGCGCGGGCGGAAACTTGA
- a CDS encoding pirin family protein, producing MSWNPTHSPDCPNSGQLETLIIPRARDLGGFEVRRALPSPKRQMVGPFIFFDQMGPAEFITDGGIDVRPHPHIGLGTVTYLYQGEFEHRDSLGTHQMIYPGEVNWMLAGRGVTHSERTSDETRATRHKLFGIQTWVALPEDREDMAPDFEHHKQEALPEISDGGAEAKLILGTGWGAASPVTMQSEIFYADVTLAPGAQFPLPDDHEDRGIYVTQGSIEVAGDVFEAGRMMVFRPGDRISVKAGAQGARLMALGGETLNEPRYIWWNFVSSSKDRIEEAKEAWNAADWDSGPFNLPPGDTDEYIPIPPELERTRPKEWPQRNGG from the coding sequence ATGAGCTGGAACCCGACACATTCGCCTGATTGTCCGAATAGTGGACAGCTTGAGACGCTGATCATCCCGCGTGCCCGTGATCTGGGTGGGTTTGAGGTGCGTCGCGCCTTGCCGAGCCCCAAGCGGCAGATGGTCGGGCCCTTTATCTTCTTTGACCAGATGGGCCCGGCGGAGTTCATCACTGATGGCGGTATTGATGTGCGACCGCATCCGCATATTGGGCTGGGCACGGTGACCTATCTCTATCAGGGCGAGTTTGAGCATCGCGATAGCCTGGGCACGCATCAGATGATCTACCCCGGTGAGGTCAACTGGATGTTGGCGGGGCGTGGTGTGACGCATTCTGAGCGCACCAGTGATGAGACACGCGCCACGCGTCACAAGCTCTTTGGCATCCAGACCTGGGTCGCCTTGCCCGAGGACCGCGAGGATATGGCCCCGGATTTTGAACATCACAAGCAAGAGGCGCTGCCGGAGATATCCGACGGCGGGGCCGAGGCGAAGCTGATCCTTGGCACAGGCTGGGGCGCGGCAAGCCCTGTGACCATGCAGTCCGAGATTTTCTATGCCGATGTCACGCTGGCCCCAGGTGCGCAGTTTCCGCTGCCGGATGATCATGAGGACCGCGGCATCTATGTCACCCAAGGCAGCATTGAGGTGGCAGGAGACGTGTTTGAGGCCGGGCGCATGATGGTGTTTCGACCCGGTGACAGGATCAGTGTCAAAGCAGGGGCGCAGGGCGCGCGGCTGATGGCGCTGGGCGGTGAGACACTTAATGAGCCGCGCTATATCTGGTGGAACTTTGTGTCGTCATCCAAGGACCGGATCGAGGAAGCCAAAGAGGCCTGGAATGCCGCTGATTGGGACAGCGGGCCGTTCAACCTTCCGCCCGGGGATACTGACGAGTACATTCCGATCCCGCCCGAGCTGGAGAGGACACGGCCCAAGGAATGGCCGCAGCGAAACGGCGGTTGA